A stretch of DNA from Acidobacteriota bacterium:
TGGCACAGCAAATCTCGGCGACTTCACACCCGAACAGCGTGACCGCGTCTGGCCTTTACTCGACCGGATGGCGGGATGGATGGGTGTTGCCACCAGCCTCTTTTTTGTCTACGTCATTCGCGAGGTCATCCACGCGGCAAGCTCCTCCCGTCCGCGATTTCGTGTCGGCTGGGTTGCTGCCCTCTTCGTGGGCGCCATGGCGGGCATTTCAATCCATTACGTGCGGCGTATCAATCGGGTGGTCCGGGGGAGTGGGCACTGAGGGTTTCCAGGCGTGAATGTGCCGGTAACGTTGGGCAGATTGACAGCGCCGGCCGCGGAATTTGCGGCGAAGCCTACAACGGCACCGGAACGCTCTCCACAATTTCCCTTAAAATCGTTTCCGCCTGGCTTGAGCGCTTCAATGTGGAAGCGTAGTTGGAACTCACCACCGCGCGGTGGGCAAAAACCGGAAGCACCAGACGCTTGAAGTCGTCCGGGATGCAGTAATTCCGCCCTTCCACAAGCGCCAGGGCCTGCGCAGCCCGGTAGAGCATCATCGAGCCCCGGGGGCTCACCCCCAGGGCCAGGTCCGGATGCTGCCGCGTCTTTTCCACGATGGCCAGAAGGTATTGGATGAGCGCGTCGTCAACGCTTACCCGCCGCACCGCCTGTTGAACTTCCACGACCTCTCCAGCCGTCATGCTGGGCTGGATCTTCGAGATCGGGTCAGCCAG
This window harbors:
- a CDS encoding DUF1648 domain-containing protein; translated protein: MCTMAAGGAPMPKLAAAALALYSAFLIDTSLPNLPSRISTHFNMAGEPDGWGSPHALWLMLGLQVLLAVLMFSIPFLGRRFPASVHFGTANLGDFTPEQRDRVWPLLDRMAGWMGVATSLFFVYVIREVIHAASSSRPRFRVGWVAALFVGAMAGISIHYVRRINRVVRGSGH